The following nucleotide sequence is from Blastococcus sp. Marseille-P5729.
CGTCGTCCGCCCCCGCGCTCTGCTTCTCGAGGAGCCGGAGCATCATCTCCAGCGCGAGAGTGACCGACTGCTGGACCACCTCCGACGGTGGCCCAGACAGCTGAACCCGCTGCACCTGGCTGTCGGCGTCGCAATCCGCGGCCAGATAGACCGTGCCGGGGGCCTGGCCGTCCTGCGGGTCCGGGCCGCCGGCACCTGAGAGCGCCACGGCGACGTCCGCGCCCAGCATGGACCGAACACCGGCGGCCATTGCCGTGGCGGCCTCCGCACAGACCACCGGTCCCTCCGGGACGCCGAGCACCTCGTGCTTGACGCGCCTGCTGTAGGCCACGACGCCGCCCACGAACCAGTCTGAGGAGTCGGACGCCGCGCCTAGGGCGCTGGAAAAGCCCCCGCTCGTGAGCGACTCCGCGGCGGCGACGGTCAGTCCTGATTCGCCCGCGAGCGTGGCGATGCGCTCCGCGAGCCCAGAGTTGCGGGACTCGGCTGTTGTCATCTCGCTGCCCTCCTCCGAAATTCCTGGATCAATCAGACATGCCCTGGATCTGGGCCGATCAACCAGCAGGCGCCGTCGGTTGCGACCGCGTGCGTGGGGTATGACAGAGGACAACGTCCGCACCGACGAGCCCCGAAGGAGAGGCGATCGAGATGCCACGATCTGGGTGGAGCGACAAGCGCGAACGACAGTACGACCACATCAAGGACGGTTTGCTCGAGCGGGGCGAGGACGAGGACACCGCCGAGGAGATCGCCGCCCGCACCGTGAACAAGGAGCGAGCGCGCGCCGGCGAGTCCGACGAGGCGAGCAAGCAGTCGTTGGAGGACATCTCGTCCGGACGCCGGGGCGGCTTGCGGTCGCACAAGGGCGCGGGCGGGCGCACCCGCGATCAGCTCTACGCCGAGGCGAAGGCCAAGAACATCGAAGGCCGCTCGAAGATGAACAAGGCCCAGCTCGAGAAGGCCGTTGACGAGAAGGACTGAGCGCCCGCCGCGCTCGTGTGGACCCTGTACCGAGCCGGAATCGGATTCGGTTGAAGGTTCCTGGCGGACGGGTCACCGAGCTCCGGCAACCGAACGCCCTTCAGTCGGGTGTTGGACCCCGGGCATCGGCGCGGGTTCAGATCCAGCCGTAGCGCCGAGCGGTGGCGACTGCCTCGTGGCGGTTGGCGGCATCCAGCTTGAGCATCGCCGACGAGAGGTAGTTGCGGACCGTGCCCGCCGACAGTGATGCCTTGGCAGCGATCTCGTCGATGCCCGTGCCATCGGCGGCCAGCTCGAGGACGTCGCACTCGCGGGCGGTCAGTGGGCAGTCGCCTGCCTGCATCGCCTCGGCGGCCAGGTCGGGATCGATGTACCGGCTGCCGGACGCGACCGAGCGGACGGCGCTGGCAAGCGCCGGGGCCGAGACCGTCTTCGGGACGAATCCTCGCACGCCGGCCTCCAGGGCACGTTTCAGATAACCGGGCCGGCCGTGTGAGGTGACGATCATGACGGCGAGGTCGGGCTGGCTGCGGAGAAGTGCCGACGCGGTCTCGATGCCATCCATACCTGGCATCTGCAGATCGAGCAGGGCGACGTCCGGCTCGTGACGCGCGGCCTCGGCGAGCGCCTGTTCGCCGGAAGATGCGACCGCGGCGACCTCGATGTCGCCCTCGAAGCCCAGCAGGGCCGCGAATGCGTCCCGAATGAGCCGTTCGTCGTCCGCGATGACCACACGGATGCCGGCCAGGTCACGTGCCTGATCTGTCCCTCATGTCCTTTCATCGCCGGGTGCCGTTCGATGGTCGCGATGAGCTCGACCTCGCCCGGGCGCGGGCGCTCGATGCGCACCGAACCGCCGCTGGCTGCGAGACGAGCGCGCAGCCCGTCGATGCCGTTGCCGCTCTGCGTTGTCGGCGCTACGGCTGGTCGGGCACCATCGTTCCAGACCCGCACGCGACTCTGGCCGTGATCCTGGCTGAGCTCGATCAAGCACCGGTGGGCGTCGCTGTGCCGGATGACGTTGGTGACCGCCTCGCGAACCACCCATGCGAGCTCGTTGACGTCGGTGGCCGAACCGGCGATAGTGCACTTGATGCCCGCGGAGGCCAGTAGTGAACGGGCACCGGCGAGCTCGGCATCCAGGTCGGAGTCGCGATATCCGCGGACGACGGCCCGCATCTCGGTGAGGGACTCGTCGGCCAGCGCGCGGACGGCGTCCACCTCTGCGCCGGCCGCCTCGGGGTTGCGCGCGAGCTGAGCGCGGGCGACCTGGCTCTTGAGCGCGATGGCCGACAGGTTGTGCCCGAGGGTGTCGTGCAGGTCGCGGGCGAACCGCAGCCGCTCCTCGGCTACGGCGAGCTGGGACTCGATCTCGCGGGCGTGGTCGATCCGGCGCATGAGCTGTAGCATCCCGATGGAGGCACGCATGGCGACCGCGGCCGAGACGTAGAAGGCGAACGCGCCGAGCACACCGAAGGTCATCTCCTGGCCGTTCCCGTCGCTGTTGAGCAGGTACGTCGTCGCGGCGGCGGCCGCAGCGCCGATCACCACGACGTAACGGAACGGGATCGTGGCGGTCGTACAGCCCACGGCGAAGGCCACGGCGGTCAGCACGATCCAGCCCTCGTCGCTCAGGCCTTCTGGATCGATCGGCTTTTCCGACGTCGCGATGATGACGACGCCGGCACAACCGAGCAGGATGAGGGCGGTGACGACCGGGCTGAGGTGCATGCCGGCACGTTCGCTGCTCATCAGCTGACGTGACGCGAGCAGACATCCGAGGGTGAGTGCCGCGACGGAGAGCCAAAACCCAGCCTGGACGAGTGGCCGGCCCTCGTGCAGATCGCCCGCCCACCCGAGGATCCCGAAGGGGACCACCGCGACGAGTGCGTACAGCGACCAGCGGGTGTAGGCGTCGAACTTCTCGAGGTTGCTCAGATGGGACCACCGCCGTACCACTGCTGATCACCTCCTCGCCGTACGCGATGTGGTCGTTGGCGCACGCGAGACGTGCGCCAACGACCGGTTGTGTGCGTGATTGAGCCTAGCGGCGCGGCTCCCAGCGGAAGCGCTTGCCGAGGTAGTAGGCGCCGATCGCCGTCCAGGCGACGAGGATGCCGGCTGGCTGCAGCATCGCCGTCCAGGTGTCGGACACCGCGAGCTGCTCACCGTCCACCCCGGTGCCGGCGACGCCGATGTTGAGCAGGTCCACGATCGCGGCACCGGGTGTGTAGTGCGCGATGCGGGCCAGGACGTCGGGGAGGAGGTGCAGCGGGAAGAACATCCCGGAGAGGCCGAGCGAGATCATCAGGACTGGGAGGGTGGTGATCTGGGCGGTCTCCGCGGTGCGGGTGAAGCCGGTCGAGATCAGCGCCAGACCGCCGAACGCGAGGGTTCCGAGCACGATCGCCACGATCACCGGGACGACGTTGACCAGGCCGGGTGCGTGGCCCAGCACTATCAGGGCGACCAGGACGACGATGACCTGCAGGAACGCGAGGACGACGCTCGGCACCGACGCGGCGGCGATGATGCCGGCGTCGCTGGTCGGACCGGTCCGCATCCGCTTGAGCACGTAGGACTCGCGGCGGGCTACGAAGGTCGTCACGAGGTTGTAGTAGACGACGTACCCGATCGCGAGGATCACGCCCGCGATCAGGACGGCGTTGCCGATCCCGGTGTTCGCGCCATCGAACCCGTTTACTGCTGCGAGCGTGCCGAGCAGGAGCAGCGGCACGATCATGACGTTGGTGATCGCGGTCTTGTTGCGCAGCAGCATCCGCATCTCGCCGGCCGCCAGCGACATGGTGCGTGCCAGCATCGACTTCTTCGGCTTCTCGGCAATGGTTGCGGTCGTCATGCCAGTCCCTTCGAGTGCGTTCGCGTGGTTGTCGATTTGGTCCCGGTGGTCGTCGAGCGAGGAGTGTCGCGCAGCGACCGACGACGCCGAGACGTCGTGAGCAGCCTTTGGATTCATCACGCCTCCTCGTGGTGCTTGCCCGCGATCGCGAGGAATGCCTCCTCAACGGACGCCTCACGGGCGTGCAGATCATCGAGGGTGATCCGCTCACGCTCGGCCCAGACCATGAGAGTCGTCAGATCGCGCTGGAGCTGGCGGGTCTGGGTGGTGGTGCGGTCGCCGTCCTGCGCGGCGCTGCCGGTGATCGTCGGCAGCCGGCGGGCGTCGACCCCGCGGAGGGTGATGGTCGCCGGGTAGGCCTGCGCGATCTCCGCCGCGGTGCCTTCGGTGACGATCTCGCCCTGGTGCATGATGGCGAGTCGGTCGGCTAGCTCTTCGGCCTCGTCGAGGTAGTGGGTGGTCAGGACGACGGCGCATCCGTCGGCCTTGAGGCGGCGTACGAGTTCCCAGGTGGTGCGGCGGCTCTGCGGATCGAGGCCGGTGGTCGGCTCGTCGAGGAACAGCGCCTTCGGATTGCCCATGAGAGCGAGCGCGAGGTCGACTCGGCGCCGCTCGCCGCCGGACAGTGACGCGACGCGGACGTCGCTGCGGTCGGTGAGCTCGACCATCGCGATCGCGTCGTCGACCGGGCGGGGATCATCGAGGGTGCCGGCCCACATCGTGGCGGTCTCGCGCACTGTTAGATCGTCGGGGAGTCCGCCCTGCTGCAGCATGATGCCCATGTGTGGGCGGACTCGGGTGCGCTCAGTGTAGGGATCAAGGCCAAGTACTGCGACCGAGCCGGCGGCCGGAGGTGCGATGCCTTCGGCGACCTCGAGCGCGGAGGTCTTGCCGGCGCCGTTGGTGCCCAGGAGAGCGAACAGCTCGCCAGCGTGGACGGCGAAGGAGACGCCCTTGACGGCCTCGAAACCGTCCTTGCCGCCGTACCGCCGCTTGAGGTCGGTGACTTCGATGACTGGAGTGCTCATGACCCCATCTTCACCGGGGAAATCAGCCCCGGTTAGTCCCAAATGTCACAGGTGTGGAGTAGCAGCCGGTCGTGGGGTGCTGCCTCATGGAATCGCGAGCGAACAGCGATCGCTACCCGGCTCGGCCGCACAAGTCTCGTCTTGACGAGTCGCCGCCGGAAACGGTCCCACCTCGATTCGAAACGAGTATCCGTTGAGCACACCCGCCGCCGTGCAAGCCGGATTTCCTGCGAGCCCCGCCAGAAGTGTGACGAGCGCGCTACGCGCGTCCTCGCGGATTCTTGAGGGTGAATGATGGTGGGGTGAGTGATGGATTTCTGCCTGTCGCGGGCGAGGTACGCGACCCGGAGACGCTTCGCGAGAAGGAGCGAGCCTACGAAGACCTGGCGGACGCCGTCCGCGAACTGCTCGACGCCACGATTCGCACCAAGGTCGATCCTGCCGATGTCGACGACCTGACCGCGCAGGTCCGCGACATCAGCGCAAAGCTGCTCGTGAACGCGCACGAAGGCCCGCTCGGGCTGCGGGTCAGCAGTGACGGGCGCTGGCGTGATCCGGGAAACCCGGCGGTCGGGCGGCGCAACGCCTTCGCCCCGCCGCTGAAGATGCACCGCGACCGTGCGGCCAAGCGGGTCTCCTGCACGTTCAACCTGGGAGCGGCGTACGAAGGCCCGCCCAAGCACGTACACGGCGGGATGCTCGCGATGATCATGGACCAGGTCCTCGGTTCGGTGCCTCCGCTGATCGGCAAGCCCGGGATGACCGCCTACCTGACGCTGACCTACCGTAGGCCCTCGCCGCTGCAGCACAACCTGACTGCGGAAGGCTGGGTCGATCGCACCGACGGATGGAAGACGACCGTCAAGGGTCACGTGCTGGACGCCGACGGCCAGGTCACCGTCGAGGCCGAAGGGCTTTTCATCGTCCCGAAGATGGCGCGGGAGCTGTTGAGCGCACCGATGAGCGACGCCGGAGAGTTCGAACTATTCAGTCAGCCAGTAGGCGACTCCCCACGGCGTTAGCGAGGTGTCCGCGAACGAGAAATGCCCCACTTCACCCGCCCAACCACAGTCGCCCTCCTCCGTCGAACGGGCGATGTCCTAGTCGACACGATCCGCGGTTACCGGTGAGATCCTGCTCATCCGGCCATCGCACACACTCCGTACAGGCTTCGATGGGCTATCTGATGGTCGTTTCTCTGCGACGATAAAGGGGGAGTGCGTGAGACGAGCGCTCATTACCGGCATCACTGGTCAGGACGGCCTTTACCTCTCCGAGCTGCTGCTCGAGAAGGGGTACGAGGTCCACGGCCTGCTCCGCGGCCAGAACAACCCCAAGCGCAGCATCGTCCGCCGCGAGGTACCCGACGTCCAGCTGCACACGGGTGACCTGACGGACGTGCCGAGCCTGCTGCGCGCGCTCAATGCCAGCCAACCCGACGAGGTCTACAACCTCGGTGCCGTGTCTTTCGTGAAGTACTCCTGGGACAACGCCCGCATCACCAGCGAGGTGACCGGGCTCGGCGTGCTGAACATCCTGGACGCGATCCGCATCTACGCCGGTGATGACCTGGGCAAGGTGCGCTTCTACCAGGCATCGAGCTCGGAGATGTTCGGCAAGGTCCACGAGACTCCGCAGAAGGAGACCACCCTTCTCTGGCCGCGCTCGCCGTACGGCGTGGCGAAGGTCTACGGCCATTACATGACCATTAACTACCGCGAGTCCTACGGCATGCATGCCTCATCCGGGATCCTCTTCAACCATGAGTCTCCGCGTCGTGGGCCGGAGTTCGTCACCCGCAAGGTGACTATGGGGGTCGCCCGGATCAAGACAGGATTACAGGATCGCCTGGTCATGGGCAACCTGGATGCCAGCCGGGACTGGGGCTTTGCCGGAGACTATGTCGAAGCCATGTGGCGGATGCTGCAGCAGGACACAGCCGACGACTACGTCGTCGCCACCGGTGAGACCCACACGATCCGCGAGCTGCTCGAGGTCGCGTTCGAGACGGCTGGCCTGGGGGATTGGCAGCGGTACGTCGACCAGGATCGGGAGCACATGCGTCCTGCGGAGGTCGACATCCTCGTTGGCGACGCCAGCAAGGCTCGTGAGGCGCTCGGCTGGGAGCCGACGGTGGATTTCCGCGGCCTGATCGAGATGATGGTCGAGTCGGACCTTCGAGCCGTCGCCAAGGGATGAGTCACATGCCACGGGCACTGGTGACCGGGGTGCACGGTCAGGACGGTTACTACCTGACCGAGCGCCTTCTCAGCGAGGGCTGGGAGGTGCACGGGCTGGCCCGGGACGAAGACGCGCACCTCGAGATCGACGATCGGGTCGTCCTGCACCGTGGCGATCTCGCCGACCGGCCGGCGCTCGCAGCGCTCATCGAAACCGTCGAGCCCGATCATGTCTACAACCTCGGGGGCATCTCCTCGGTCGCCTACTCGTGGGAGCACCCGGTGTTGACGGCTGAGGTCAGCGGCCTGGCCCCCATCGCACTCATGTCGGCGGCGCTCGACCTACAGGGCCGCACCGGCAGGGATGTCCGCTTCGTGCAGGCATCCAGTGCGGAGCTCTTCGGCGAGCCGGCCACCAGCCCGCAGGACGAGTCGACCCCTATCGCCCCGCTATCGCCGTACGGCGCCGCCAAGGCAATGGCACACCATGCGTGCAGAGTCTTCCGCCAGCATGGGCTGCATGCCAGCTCGGCGATCCTCTACAACCACGAGTCGCCCCGGCGTCCGGAGTCGTTCGTGACCCGCAAGATCACCAGCGGGGTCGCTGCGATTGCCCGTGGCGAGAGCGACGAGCTCGTGCTGGGCAATCTCGACGCGCGACGCGACTGGGGCTGGGCCCCCGACTACGTCGATGCCATGCTCCGTGCGGCAGCCCACGACGAGGCGATGGACGTCGTGATCGGCACCGGCCGTTCCTACAGCGTGCGCGACTTCGTGGCGGCCGCCTTTGAGGCCGCCGGCATCATGGATTGGGAGCGGCACGTGCGGGTCGATCCGCGATTCGTCCGGCCGAGGGATGCTACCGAGCTCCGTGCCGATGCCACCCGCGCCAGAGCAGAGTTGGGGTGGAGGCCGACCGTCGAGTTCGCGGAGGTCGTCTCCCGTATGGTGGCCGAGGACCTGAGATGAAGCTCGCGCTAGCCCACGACTGCCACCAAGCGCGATCGTGCCGAGCGTTCCGACTGCACCGGACCCGGTCGTGGCCATTCATCGTGGTTCGCCCGTAGCCGCCTACTGCGGGTTCTCGAGCTCCTGGATGCGACCAGGCAGCTGCGCCAGCAGCGCACGGTCGTCGTCGTACCCGTCGGCGCCGGCGTCGTTGAACGAGTCGTGGACGTCCGTCAGGTAGTTGACTGCCTCGGCGATCGCCACCCGCTGCTCGAGGTTGTAGGCGCCCCAGTTCTCCAGATATGGGCGGACGTCGGCGTGCATGCCGAGCACCTCGTACTTGTCGAAAGAGGAGTCCTTCGCTGCGCGGCGCTCGACCGCCTCGGTGTGCTCCTGCAGGCGCTGCCACAGCTCATCTGGGGTCGACAGGTCAGACATGGCTCATAGCCTACGGCCGGGGGCACCCGCGTCCGTCCTGCGGTCTGGCGACCGCTATTCGCCGATGGACTCGAGGCGATCCACGAGGCGAGGACGCGCGGCCAGCCAGTCGTCATCGGTCATGCAGAACTGGACCGTGTCGCGCCACGTGCCGTCCGGACGGATCCGGTGCTTGCGAAGGACGCCTTCACGCGCCGCGCCGAGCTTCAGCACCGCCGCCAGTGAGCGCTCGTTGTAGATGTCGACGTGCCAGACGACGCGCGCCGCGCCCAGGTCGTCGAACGCGCGCCGCAGCAGGAGCAGCTTGGCCTCGGGGTTGATCCCGCTGGACCAGAACGGCTTGGCGATCCAGGTCCATCCGATCGCCAGCGTCCGCAGCGCCGGGTCGATGTCGTAATACGTCGTGAGCCCGACCAGACGACCCGAGTCGTTGTCTATCTGCGTGAAGCACACCGACTTTCTGGCCTGCTGCCGTTCCAGATGGTCGGCGACTACCTGATGCGCCTGCTCGGGTGTGGTCGGCCGGGGCACCGGCATCCAGCGCCAGAGCTCGGACGCCGTCCGCTCATCGCCGAGTGCTCCCAGCCACTCGTCGGCGTCCGGCTGCTGCAGCGGACGCAACGTGACGTGCTCGCCGGCAAGGGGCGGTTGATCGAACCATCGGTCCGGTTCCGGCGCGGGTGTGGCGGGGACGGCCATGGCGACCTCCTTTGGCGGTGATGCAGAAACCATAGTGGTGCGGGTCATGCGGGGCGTTCGAGCTCGGAGGAACGGTACGGCACCGCGCGCCGTCGTATGTCGGTCATCGACATGATCACTGCCAAGAGTGATCCTCATGCATGGGAGCCCCACCTATGAAGAACCTCGCCGTACGCCGTACCCTCGGCGCCGGATTCATCGGTCTCGCCACCTTCGCCCTCGCAGCCTGCGGGGGAAAGCCTAGCGAGGGCGAGATCAACGACAAGCTCATGGACATGTACAGCAGCGTCGGGCTGCCCGAGGAGCAGGCAAAGCAGGTTGCCGATTGCGCGGCACCCAAGATGGAGGACGAGCTGTCCTCCGACACCCTCGACAAGTTCATGGACCTCGACACCAAGGACATCGTTGGTAACGACGTCCCGGATATCTCCAGCGAGGACGAGGAGAAGCTCGACGAGATCTTCAACGAGTGCGGCGAGGCGGTCACGGGAGAGACCGGCGGCTCTGCGCCGTCCTAATTCCTGGCTTCTCGACGCGCCGGTGCCCATCGGGTACCGGCGCGTCGCCGTTCGTGCCGTTCGGCCGGACGGTGTGGCCGGGCGGTGTGGCCGGGCGGTGTAGGCCGCTGCGCCATGGGGTATGACTGGGGTCAACGATCTCGTGAGGAGCTGTCAAATGACCGCGATCATCCGTAAGAGTCTCGCCGGCCTCGTCGCGGCCGGCGCCGTGTTCAGCATGTCGGCGTGCGGCACGAGTACCGATGACATCGAGGACACGCTCAAAAGTGCCTTCGAGGAGGCCGGTCTGGCCGATGACAAGGCCGAAGCCGTCGCCGAGTGCATGGCGCCCGAGCTCGATGATCGGCTGTCGGACGACGACAAGGACGCGCTGGTCGACATGGACACCGATCTGTTGGCGGAAGGCCGAGGCGACGATCTGAGCGACGAGGGCGTTGACGTGTTGACCGAGGTCGGCGCGAAATGCTTCGAGGAAGAGAACGTCGACTTCGGCGGCGGCACCAGCGGCAACTAGCGCCAGGGGTTAGTTCGGCGGCTCGAAGCGCCCGTCGATCGCCGTCCACCCGCCATCGACGTACAGCACCGACCCGGTGACGAACGTTGATGCGTCGCTGGCCAGGTAGATCGCGGCCCCGACCATCTCGTGCGGGGCAGCCCACCGGCCGAGCGCGGACTTGTGTGCGTAGGCATCGTTCCACGACGGCACATCGCGGATCTGCTGGGTCAGCGGCGTCGTCACCACCCCTGGGGCGATCGCGTTGCAGCGCACCTTCCGGGGCCCGAGCTCGGCGGCCGCCGTCCGCAGGATCTGCACCATCCCGGCCTTCGTCGCGGCGTACGCTGCCTGCCCCGGCTCGACGGCCACCGCACGGATTGACGAGAACCCGATGATCGACCCGCCCCCGGGTCGCTGTGCCATCGCGGCGCCGAAGCAGCGCACGAGGTGGAAGGTCGCCTTCAGGTTCAGGTCGAGGACCCGGTCGAGTTCCTCCGCGGTGTAGTCGACGATGCGCTTGCGGACATTGGTTGCCGCGGTGAATACCAGGGCGTCGAGGTCCGGGTGCGTGGAGGCGGCGTCCTCGATCTGCGCGGTGTCCAGGACGTCGAGCTCGACCGCCTCCCCGAGCCCATGCAGCTCACGTACCGTCTGCTCCGCAGCCGTGAGGTCGCGGTCGGCGACCACGACCTGTGCATTGTGCTCGGCCAGGCCTCGCGCGACCTCACGGCCGATGCCCGAGCCACCGCCGACCACCATCGTGCGCTTGCCGGTCAGGTCGAACAGCCCGGCGTACGACGCGGGCGCCGCCGTCGGATCCTCGCTCGAGAACATGAAAACCTCCACCTTCGGTACGTTTCGACTCGCTATATCGAGTCATAACCCACCGCAGGTTGCAAGGGCGGGCGTGCGCGGTGGGCTATTGCTCCCGGGTTATCGTGCTCGGGTCGAACGGCGTCTCCTGGTAGACGCAGTAGTTCAGCCAGTTCGCGTAGAGCAGCGAGCCGTGGCCGCGCCAGCGGATCACCGGCTGCTTGGCCGGGTCGTCGTCCGGGAAGTAGTGTTTCGGCGGCTCGATCTGCATGCCCGCATCGATGTCGCGGCGGTACTCGCGCTCAAGGGTGTCGCGGTCGTACTCCGGGTGCCCCATGACGAAGATCTGTCGTCCGTCAGGGGTCGCGAATAGGAACGGGCCGGCTTCTTCACTGACGGCGAGCACGTCGATCTTGCCGGTCGCCTCGACGTCCTCGACCCGGACGTCGGTATGCCGCGAGTGCGGCGCCGCGAACCGTTCGTCGAACCCGGCAACCAGCTTCGCTGTCGGCTTGAGCACCTGGTGGTCGAAGACGCCGAAGGTCTTCGCGGGCAGCTCGAACTTGTCGACGCCGTACTGGTGGTAGAGCGCGGCCTGCGCGCCCCAACAGATGTGCAGGGTGGAGTAGACGTGCTCGCGGCTCCAGTCGAGGATCTTGACCATCTCGGGCCAGTAGTCGACGTCCTCGAATTGAAGTTTCTCGATGGGTGCGCCGGTGATGATCAACCCGTCGAAGTAGTCCTGCTGGATGTCGTCCCAGGTTGCA
It contains:
- a CDS encoding plasmid stabilization protein — encoded protein: MPRSGWSDKRERQYDHIKDGLLERGEDEDTAEEIAARTVNKERARAGESDEASKQSLEDISSGRRGGLRSHKGAGGRTRDQLYAEAKAKNIEGRSKMNKAQLEKAVDEKD
- a CDS encoding ABC transporter permease, with translation MNPKAAHDVSASSVAARHSSLDDHRDQIDNHANALEGTGMTTATIAEKPKKSMLARTMSLAAGEMRMLLRNKTAITNVMIVPLLLLGTLAAVNGFDGANTGIGNAVLIAGVILAIGYVVYYNLVTTFVARRESYVLKRMRTGPTSDAGIIAAASVPSVVLAFLQVIVVLVALIVLGHAPGLVNVVPVIVAIVLGTLAFGGLALISTGFTRTAETAQITTLPVLMISLGLSGMFFPLHLLPDVLARIAHYTPGAAIVDLLNIGVAGTGVDGEQLAVSDTWTAMLQPAGILVAWTAIGAYYLGKRFRWEPRR
- a CDS encoding CinA family protein codes for the protein MTTAESRNSGLAERIATLAGESGLTVAAAESLTSGGFSSALGAASDSSDWFVGGVVAYSRRVKHEVLGVPEGPVVCAEAATAMAAGVRSMLGADVAVALSGAGGPDPQDGQAPGTVYLAADCDADSQVQRVQLSGPPSEVVQQSVTLALEMMLRLLEKQSAGADDA
- a CDS encoding response regulator transcription factor, which codes for MVIADDERLIRDAFAALLGFEGDIEVAAVASSGEQALAEAARHEPDVALLDLQMPGMDGIETASALLRSQPDLAVMIVTSHGRPGYLKRALEAGVRGFVPKTVSAPALASAVRSVASGSRYIDPDLAAEAMQAGDCPLTARECDVLELAADGTGIDEIAAKASLSAGTVRNYLSSAMLKLDAANRHEAVATARRYGWI
- a CDS encoding ABC transporter ATP-binding protein, whose translation is MSTPVIEVTDLKRRYGGKDGFEAVKGVSFAVHAGELFALLGTNGAGKTSALEVAEGIAPPAAGSVAVLGLDPYTERTRVRPHMGIMLQQGGLPDDLTVRETATMWAGTLDDPRPVDDAIAMVELTDRSDVRVASLSGGERRRVDLALALMGNPKALFLDEPTTGLDPQSRRTTWELVRRLKADGCAVVLTTHYLDEAEELADRLAIMHQGEIVTEGTAAEIAQAYPATITLRGVDARRLPTITGSAAQDGDRTTTQTRQLQRDLTTLMVWAERERITLDDLHAREASVEEAFLAIAGKHHEEA
- a CDS encoding GDP-mannose 4,6-dehydratase, whose protein sequence is MPRALVTGVHGQDGYYLTERLLSEGWEVHGLARDEDAHLEIDDRVVLHRGDLADRPALAALIETVEPDHVYNLGGISSVAYSWEHPVLTAEVSGLAPIALMSAALDLQGRTGRDVRFVQASSAELFGEPATSPQDESTPIAPLSPYGAAKAMAHHACRVFRQHGLHASSAILYNHESPRRPESFVTRKITSGVAAIARGESDELVLGNLDARRDWGWAPDYVDAMLRAAAHDEAMDVVIGTGRSYSVRDFVAAAFEAAGIMDWERHVRVDPRFVRPRDATELRADATRARAELGWRPTVEFAEVVSRMVAEDLR
- a CDS encoding PaaI family thioesterase; its protein translation is MSDGFLPVAGEVRDPETLREKERAYEDLADAVRELLDATIRTKVDPADVDDLTAQVRDISAKLLVNAHEGPLGLRVSSDGRWRDPGNPAVGRRNAFAPPLKMHRDRAAKRVSCTFNLGAAYEGPPKHVHGGMLAMIMDQVLGSVPPLIGKPGMTAYLTLTYRRPSPLQHNLTAEGWVDRTDGWKTTVKGHVLDADGQVTVEAEGLFIVPKMARELLSAPMSDAGEFELFSQPVGDSPRR
- a CDS encoding GNAT family N-acetyltransferase: MAVPATPAPEPDRWFDQPPLAGEHVTLRPLQQPDADEWLGALGDERTASELWRWMPVPRPTTPEQAHQVVADHLERQQARKSVCFTQIDNDSGRLVGLTTYYDIDPALRTLAIGWTWIAKPFWSSGINPEAKLLLLRRAFDDLGAARVVWHVDIYNERSLAAVLKLGAAREGVLRKHRIRPDGTWRDTVQFCMTDDDWLAARPRLVDRLESIGE
- a CDS encoding GDP-mannose 4,6-dehydratase, translated to MRRALITGITGQDGLYLSELLLEKGYEVHGLLRGQNNPKRSIVRREVPDVQLHTGDLTDVPSLLRALNASQPDEVYNLGAVSFVKYSWDNARITSEVTGLGVLNILDAIRIYAGDDLGKVRFYQASSSEMFGKVHETPQKETTLLWPRSPYGVAKVYGHYMTINYRESYGMHASSGILFNHESPRRGPEFVTRKVTMGVARIKTGLQDRLVMGNLDASRDWGFAGDYVEAMWRMLQQDTADDYVVATGETHTIRELLEVAFETAGLGDWQRYVDQDREHMRPAEVDILVGDASKAREALGWEPTVDFRGLIEMMVESDLRAVAKG
- the metA gene encoding homoserine O-succinyltransferase, whose translation is MPVNIPHDLPARAVLEAENIFVMSDERASHQDIRPLRIAILNLMPLKIATETQLLRMLGSTPLQVEVTLLHMASHESRNTPPEHLRAFYATWDDIQQDYFDGLIITGAPIEKLQFEDVDYWPEMVKILDWSREHVYSTLHICWGAQAALYHQYGVDKFELPAKTFGVFDHQVLKPTAKLVAGFDERFAAPHSRHTDVRVEDVEATGKIDVLAVSEEAGPFLFATPDGRQIFVMGHPEYDRDTLEREYRRDIDAGMQIEPPKHYFPDDDPAKQPVIRWRGHGSLLYANWLNYCVYQETPFDPSTITREQ
- a CDS encoding SDR family NAD(P)-dependent oxidoreductase, with product MFSSEDPTAAPASYAGLFDLTGKRTMVVGGGSGIGREVARGLAEHNAQVVVADRDLTAAEQTVRELHGLGEAVELDVLDTAQIEDAASTHPDLDALVFTAATNVRKRIVDYTAEELDRVLDLNLKATFHLVRCFGAAMAQRPGGGSIIGFSSIRAVAVEPGQAAYAATKAGMVQILRTAAAELGPRKVRCNAIAPGVVTTPLTQQIRDVPSWNDAYAHKSALGRWAAPHEMVGAAIYLASDASTFVTGSVLYVDGGWTAIDGRFEPPN